Proteins encoded in a region of the Mesoaciditoga lauensis cd-1655R = DSM 25116 genome:
- a CDS encoding metal-sensing transcriptional repressor: MEHKTHSKPSEKKHVHKHEEALRLLKTARGHLDAIIRMIEEERYCVDISTQLLAVISILKKANTSVINKHIETCVREAVETGNVEEKLLELKKIMKYMEKTNM, from the coding sequence ATGGAACATAAAACCCATTCAAAACCATCGGAAAAGAAACATGTTCATAAACATGAAGAGGCTTTAAGGCTTTTAAAAACCGCACGTGGCCATTTGGATGCAATTATAAGGATGATTGAAGAAGAACGTTATTGTGTGGACATTTCCACGCAGCTTCTTGCGGTTATTTCAATCTTGAAGAAAGCCAACACCAGTGTGATAAACAAACATATTGAAACTTGCGTAAGAGAAGCTGTAGAAACTGGTAATGTAGAGGAAAAACTGTTGGAATTGAAAAAGATCATGAAATACATGGAAAAAACTAACATGTGA
- the sufB gene encoding Fe-S cluster assembly protein SufB gives MRKKVDREQSSNVILKNSNELSKKLIEEISYNKGEPLWMKELRLKSLDIFLNKPNPNFGVDLSKLDINEIIPYLKPNAEKSRSWDDVPENIKETFEKLGIPEAERKVLSGVGAQYDSEIVYQNIKEHLSKLGVIFLDMESAVREYPQLVKKYFMQAVPPTDHKFAALHGAVWSGGSFVYVPENVEVPMPLQAYFMMASPGIGQFEHTLIILERGAKLHFIEGCSAPKYSVSNLHSGMVEIFVGEGATMRYSTIQNWSKNTYNLNTKRALVNKDATMIWVSGSIGSSKTMLYPTSILKGNGARAEHLNITYAGREQHLDTGSKVIHLAPYTSSKIDARSISSNGGWSFYRGLLKVSQDALHVKSSVECSALMLDGESASDTLPIMEIMNNEADVGHEARVGRIKEEQIYYLMSRGLNENDAKAMIVRGFMAPIVKQLPLEYAIEFNRLVSMNFESSLG, from the coding sequence ATGAGAAAAAAAGTGGATAGAGAGCAAAGTTCAAATGTCATCCTCAAAAATTCAAATGAATTAAGCAAAAAGCTTATAGAAGAAATATCGTATAACAAAGGAGAACCTCTTTGGATGAAAGAACTTAGACTTAAATCCCTTGACATTTTTTTAAACAAACCGAATCCAAATTTTGGAGTCGATCTTTCAAAATTAGATATCAATGAAATTATTCCATATCTTAAACCGAATGCTGAAAAAAGCAGAAGTTGGGATGATGTTCCTGAAAACATAAAAGAGACATTTGAAAAGCTTGGCATTCCAGAAGCCGAGCGAAAGGTTCTTTCTGGCGTCGGCGCACAATACGATTCAGAAATAGTCTATCAAAATATAAAAGAGCATCTTTCAAAATTGGGAGTCATATTTTTAGATATGGAAAGCGCGGTCAGAGAATATCCTCAATTAGTCAAGAAGTACTTCATGCAAGCGGTTCCGCCGACAGATCATAAATTTGCTGCTCTTCATGGTGCTGTTTGGAGCGGAGGATCTTTCGTTTATGTACCCGAAAACGTTGAGGTGCCGATGCCATTGCAAGCTTACTTTATGATGGCATCACCAGGCATAGGTCAATTCGAACATACTCTTATCATTTTAGAAAGAGGAGCAAAACTTCATTTTATAGAAGGGTGTTCTGCTCCAAAATATAGCGTTTCAAACCTTCATAGCGGCATGGTAGAAATATTTGTTGGTGAAGGAGCTACAATGCGCTACAGCACTATCCAAAATTGGTCAAAAAATACTTACAATTTAAACACAAAACGTGCGCTCGTCAATAAAGACGCCACTATGATTTGGGTTTCAGGCTCTATAGGTTCATCTAAAACCATGCTTTATCCAACAAGTATTTTAAAGGGAAATGGAGCGCGTGCAGAACATTTGAACATTACCTATGCTGGGAGAGAACAACATTTGGATACAGGTTCAAAAGTCATTCATCTTGCTCCTTATACTTCTTCAAAAATTGATGCACGAAGCATAAGCTCCAATGGAGGATGGTCTTTCTATCGAGGACTCTTGAAAGTCTCGCAAGATGCTCTTCATGTCAAATCAAGTGTTGAATGCTCTGCATTAATGTTAGATGGTGAATCAGCGTCTGACACATTACCAATCATGGAGATCATGAATAATGAGGCCGATGTGGGTCACGAGGCACGCGTTGGAAGAATAAAAGAAGAACAAATTTATTACCTCATGAGTCGGGGATTGAATGAGAACGATGCTAAGGCAATGATAGTTCGGGGATTCATGGCACCTATTGTTAAACAGTTGCCGTTGGAATACGCAATAGAATTCAACAGACTTGTAAGTATGAACTTCGAGTCTAGCTTGGGGTGA
- a CDS encoding SufD family Fe-S cluster assembly protein, with amino-acid sequence MEMTMVKPEVKTFRPLYDYDEKEAKRLGLFKWRKPFIKKYARIGFPTWKRLKLSQVPLGKLKTYKGNFLEGNASILETFTNAVRKNIVKEFQEMPHYGAHPKFTLMSQAFFTTGFFIKSLDRSKVYAHYDLELNPNTIENSFVVVKSGSELTLVREITGKGNMRVSSTKFLVEDGAKLNFFNIFISPDTSFSIDSNIYNIGKDANVKVYDVLLGGKKVASNHEFNLVGMNAAANLSSFYFETGQERADLEYKLIHDAPETTGYLEGNGVVNEESYVVFRGNIWIPAKSYGVKSREKSHAINLSPKARVDAIPSLSVRNNAVNAEHAASIGNLDDKKLYYMMSRGLSREEALKTIIEGMFEPLMRMIPIKSVKKDVKNGIISRI; translated from the coding sequence ATGGAAATGACGATGGTCAAACCTGAAGTGAAAACTTTTCGCCCCCTTTACGATTATGATGAGAAAGAAGCGAAAAGGCTTGGACTTTTCAAATGGAGAAAACCTTTCATAAAAAAATATGCACGAATTGGTTTTCCCACATGGAAACGCTTAAAACTCTCACAAGTGCCTCTGGGAAAGTTAAAAACGTACAAAGGAAATTTTTTAGAGGGAAATGCAAGCATCCTTGAAACTTTTACTAACGCGGTTCGGAAAAATATCGTCAAGGAATTTCAAGAGATGCCTCACTATGGAGCTCATCCCAAATTCACGCTAATGTCCCAAGCATTTTTCACCACTGGCTTTTTTATTAAATCTCTTGATCGTAGCAAGGTATATGCACACTATGATCTCGAACTCAATCCCAATACGATAGAAAATTCATTTGTCGTTGTTAAAAGCGGATCGGAACTCACGCTGGTGCGTGAGATCACAGGGAAGGGAAACATGAGGGTCTCTTCTACAAAATTTTTAGTAGAAGATGGAGCAAAACTGAATTTCTTTAACATATTCATCTCTCCTGACACATCTTTTTCAATAGATTCAAATATATACAATATAGGAAAAGACGCCAATGTGAAAGTTTATGACGTACTCTTAGGTGGAAAGAAAGTTGCATCAAATCACGAATTCAATCTTGTTGGAATGAACGCTGCTGCAAATCTTTCCTCTTTTTACTTCGAGACAGGACAAGAACGAGCCGATCTGGAATATAAATTAATTCACGATGCGCCAGAAACAACAGGTTACTTGGAGGGAAATGGTGTGGTTAATGAAGAATCTTATGTGGTATTTAGGGGAAATATATGGATCCCCGCGAAATCATATGGAGTAAAATCACGAGAAAAAAGTCATGCCATTAATTTGTCCCCTAAAGCACGAGTAGATGCTATTCCTTCGTTAAGCGTTAGAAACAATGCCGTAAATGCCGAACATGCTGCATCAATTGGTAATTTAGACGATAAAAAACTTTATTACATGATGTCACGAGGTCTCAGCAGAGAAGAAGCGTTAAAAACCATCATAGAGGGTATGTTTGAACCCCTTATGAGAATGATTCCAATAAAATCTGTAAAGAAGGATGTCAAAAATGGAATCATCAGTAGGATCTAG
- the sufC gene encoding Fe-S cluster assembly ATPase SufC, with amino-acid sequence MTLLEIENLHAEVRGREIIKGLDLKINCGEVHAVMGPNGAGKTTLANLIMGNPNYKITAGKILFKGKNIVGLPVNERAKLGVFQSFQYPEEIPGVTVRNFLKLAYDILHPNEKKSVFDFGDMLLRVANKLKIDSSFLDRDINVGFSGGERKKIEILQLNILKPQLAVLDETDSGLDIDALKIVAKGVNNILSSGVSVLLITHYNRILEYINPNFVHVFVNGRIVKTGGPEIAKVLEAKGYESFAY; translated from the coding sequence ATGACATTATTAGAAATAGAGAATCTTCATGCTGAAGTTAGGGGAAGAGAAATTATAAAAGGACTTGATTTAAAAATCAATTGTGGTGAAGTACATGCTGTAATGGGGCCGAACGGTGCGGGAAAAACAACATTGGCTAATTTGATAATGGGAAACCCAAACTATAAAATTACAGCTGGCAAGATTTTGTTTAAAGGGAAAAACATTGTTGGTCTGCCTGTAAACGAGCGAGCAAAACTTGGTGTTTTTCAATCTTTTCAATATCCAGAAGAAATACCCGGTGTAACTGTGAGAAACTTTTTAAAACTTGCCTACGACATTTTGCATCCAAATGAAAAGAAAAGTGTTTTTGATTTCGGCGATATGTTGTTGAGGGTGGCAAACAAATTGAAAATTGATAGTTCTTTTTTGGATAGAGATATAAATGTTGGTTTTTCAGGTGGGGAAAGGAAAAAAATAGAAATACTACAGTTAAATATTCTCAAACCCCAACTTGCTGTATTGGACGAAACAGATTCCGGACTTGATATAGATGCTTTAAAAATTGTTGCTAAAGGCGTAAACAACATTTTGAGTTCAGGAGTTAGTGTTTTGCTTATAACGCATTACAACAGAATACTTGAATACATCAATCCGAATTTTGTGCATGTTTTTGTGAATGGAAGGATAGTAAAAACAGGGGGTCCAGAGATCGCCAAAGTACTTGAAGCCAAAGGATATGAATCGTTTGCATATTGA
- a CDS encoding heavy-metal-associated domain-containing protein has product MKVKIEGMTCDNCTRTIKRLFSKIEGVNEVKVDLESGTAEVEASSPISEKVFSEALEDTAYEVTGIEL; this is encoded by the coding sequence ATGAAGGTAAAAATAGAAGGAATGACGTGCGATAATTGTACAAGAACCATCAAAAGGCTCTTTTCAAAAATTGAAGGGGTTAACGAAGTGAAAGTTGATCTTGAAAGTGGAACAGCAGAAGTTGAAGCTTCTTCTCCCATCTCGGAGAAAGTTTTCAGCGAAGCTTTAGAGGATACAGCTTATGAAGTTACAGGGATAGAATTGTGA
- a CDS encoding DUF302 domain-containing protein: protein MKMIKKTLKGKDFESLKEDFKNAIETEGFSILAEYDFKKILTSKGKKCDSNVYVVDICNPSNAEKILLLDTSIGIYLPCKMGIFEENGAYKVVYVQPTSFIESASSEMLEILKDVGDALERISMALSSS, encoded by the coding sequence ATGAAAATGATAAAGAAAACTCTGAAAGGAAAGGATTTTGAATCTTTGAAGGAAGATTTCAAAAATGCAATTGAAACAGAAGGTTTTTCAATTTTGGCAGAGTACGATTTCAAAAAAATACTAACTTCGAAAGGTAAAAAATGCGATAGTAATGTCTACGTTGTGGATATATGTAATCCATCTAATGCTGAGAAAATACTCTTGTTAGACACATCAATTGGCATATACCTTCCATGTAAAATGGGGATCTTTGAAGAAAATGGAGCATACAAAGTGGTCTATGTGCAGCCAACATCTTTCATTGAAAGCGCCTCTTCAGAAATGTTGGAAATTTTAAAGGATGTTGGAGATGCCTTAGAGAGAATTTCCATGGCATTGTCCTCTTCGTGA
- the sufU gene encoding Fe-S cluster assembly sulfur transfer protein SufU — translation MDISDLYTEIIMDHQKNPRNYGMIENKDREVHLTNSSCGDEIFLQVKLNREKIQDIAFYGHGCAICTASASIMTDLVKGISREKALEFYEEFIQMVRSGKKPSSFLKDARVFEGVSQYPLRVKCATLAWHALKKAITIEEK, via the coding sequence ATGGATATATCGGATCTCTATACAGAAATCATAATGGATCATCAAAAAAATCCAAGAAATTATGGAATGATCGAAAATAAAGATAGGGAAGTTCATCTTACCAATTCTTCGTGTGGAGATGAAATATTCCTCCAAGTAAAATTAAATAGAGAGAAAATACAAGACATAGCTTTCTATGGTCATGGATGTGCAATATGCACTGCTTCCGCATCGATAATGACTGATCTTGTAAAAGGTATATCCCGCGAAAAAGCTCTGGAATTTTATGAAGAATTTATCCAAATGGTTAGAAGTGGAAAGAAACCTTCTTCTTTTCTAAAAGATGCGCGCGTTTTCGAAGGGGTATCTCAATATCCTCTAAGGGTGAAATGCGCCACTCTTGCGTGGCATGCTTTAAAAAAAGCTATTACAATCGAAGAAAAATAA
- a CDS encoding V-type ATPase subunit, producing the protein MSKVLLYAGVQAKLASMASRFLTKSDYETLMSKKSVPEITAYLKGSKMYANILKDAKPEELHRRDLEMRLKVDLVEDVKRIFAFFVTLNRHFAYYIMRMYEVENLKLALRNALVEKEYKKNLEELNGKFYDLGKKAIIDPIEVASCSSRDEILTSLEDTPYYEVVRNAFASYERKTANLIQSIENGLDRWLFFGFLRAAKSLDYDDYLVIKSIIGEKIDLINMEWIIRAKAFYSLGSEELYNSLIPMGFRLSSTYLHTLCDAKDLESLLNIASEGPYDELIRSVSEKTTNVVPEMLTLSMKRYLYESSKEAISTYGGFSIASFFHYLFLKEYEIMDVITIIEGVRYNLEKSEIKNYLITWI; encoded by the coding sequence ATGAGCAAAGTGCTCCTTTATGCGGGTGTACAAGCGAAATTGGCGAGCATGGCAAGTCGCTTTCTGACGAAAAGTGATTACGAAACGCTTATGAGCAAAAAGAGCGTTCCGGAGATAACTGCTTACCTTAAAGGAAGCAAGATGTACGCAAATATCCTCAAAGATGCCAAACCTGAAGAACTTCACAGAAGGGATCTTGAGATGCGTTTAAAGGTAGACCTTGTAGAAGATGTTAAAAGAATATTTGCTTTCTTTGTGACCTTGAATCGCCATTTTGCTTATTACATCATGAGAATGTATGAAGTAGAAAACCTTAAATTGGCCTTAAGAAATGCGTTGGTTGAAAAAGAATACAAGAAAAATTTGGAAGAATTAAATGGAAAGTTTTACGATCTGGGTAAAAAGGCCATCATCGATCCAATAGAAGTTGCCTCGTGTTCGTCAAGAGATGAAATACTCACTTCTTTGGAAGACACTCCGTATTATGAAGTCGTAAGAAATGCTTTTGCAAGTTATGAAAGAAAAACAGCAAATTTGATCCAAAGTATTGAAAACGGACTAGATCGCTGGTTGTTCTTTGGCTTTTTGAGAGCTGCCAAAAGTTTAGACTATGATGATTACCTTGTTATCAAAAGCATCATAGGTGAAAAAATAGATCTTATCAACATGGAATGGATAATAAGGGCAAAGGCTTTTTATTCGTTGGGAAGTGAAGAGTTGTACAACTCGTTGATCCCAATGGGATTTAGGCTGAGTTCAACTTATCTCCACACTTTGTGCGATGCAAAAGATTTAGAAAGTCTTTTGAATATCGCAAGTGAGGGACCTTATGATGAGCTTATAAGAAGCGTGTCTGAAAAGACAACGAATGTAGTGCCTGAAATGCTTACGTTGAGCATGAAAAGATATCTTTACGAAAGTTCAAAAGAGGCTATATCAACATATGGTGGTTTTTCCATAGCTTCATTTTTTCATTATCTCTTTTTGAAAGAGTATGAGATCATGGATGTGATCACCATAATAGAAGGTGTGAGATATAACTTAGAAAAAAGCGAAATAAAGAACTACTTGATAACGTGGATTTGA
- a CDS encoding aminotransferase class V-fold PLP-dependent enzyme has translation MESSVGSRIKADFPILSTIFEDGQKLVYLDNAATTQKPKCVIERINHFYTFENANVSRGAHRLGNISTVEYKNARKKVAKFINAQPSEITFTSGTTESINAVVYIWGEENIHENDEILVLESEHHSNFVPWQQLAKRKKAVFKVLKVEDDGTIDLKKFKMAVTQRTRVVAFAHATNTFGVIHPIHEMIEIAHSRRAITVVDGAQSVPHIPTDIKEMGADFLAFSGHKMLGPMGIGVLYVSKNRMNELRPFLMGGGMIDEVKNDFTKFALPPEKFEAGTPNVAGAVGLATAIEYLEKIQMKNVLSHDHELLEYVYKRLTEVKDLKLYGPRKLKDRVGVLSFNIKDIHPHDVATILDAQGVAIRAGHHCAQPLLAQLKIYYTARASFYIYNTKEDIDSLVNAVEEVKRRFA, from the coding sequence ATGGAATCATCAGTAGGATCTAGAATAAAAGCGGATTTTCCAATCTTATCGACTATATTCGAAGATGGGCAAAAATTGGTCTACCTCGATAACGCAGCAACGACTCAAAAACCAAAATGTGTGATCGAGAGAATCAATCATTTTTACACTTTTGAAAATGCTAACGTTTCAAGAGGCGCACATCGATTGGGAAACATTTCTACTGTAGAATACAAAAATGCAAGAAAAAAAGTGGCAAAATTCATAAACGCTCAGCCATCGGAAATAACATTCACTTCTGGCACGACCGAATCTATAAATGCCGTTGTTTACATTTGGGGAGAGGAAAACATTCATGAAAATGATGAAATTCTTGTTTTAGAAAGTGAACATCACAGCAACTTTGTTCCATGGCAGCAGTTAGCGAAAAGGAAAAAAGCCGTTTTTAAAGTTTTGAAGGTAGAAGATGATGGAACGATTGATCTAAAAAAGTTCAAAATGGCCGTTACACAAAGAACGAGAGTGGTAGCTTTTGCTCATGCCACCAATACTTTTGGAGTGATACATCCTATTCATGAAATGATAGAAATCGCGCATTCACGGAGAGCGATAACTGTTGTTGATGGAGCACAATCTGTACCTCATATTCCAACAGATATAAAAGAAATGGGTGCGGATTTTCTGGCTTTTTCAGGTCATAAAATGCTTGGCCCGATGGGTATAGGTGTGTTGTACGTGTCAAAGAATAGAATGAATGAACTTAGGCCATTTCTAATGGGAGGTGGCATGATCGATGAAGTAAAAAATGACTTTACAAAATTCGCGCTGCCACCTGAAAAATTCGAAGCCGGAACTCCAAATGTTGCGGGCGCAGTGGGATTGGCGACAGCCATTGAATATTTGGAAAAAATTCAAATGAAAAATGTACTTTCTCATGATCATGAACTCTTGGAATACGTTTACAAAAGGTTGACAGAGGTGAAAGATTTAAAACTATATGGACCACGAAAACTTAAAGATCGCGTTGGTGTTCTTTCATTTAACATAAAGGACATTCATCCTCATGATGTTGCGACTATTTTAGACGCTCAAGGAGTTGCTATTAGAGCAGGTCATCACTGTGCCCAACCGTTGCTGGCACAACTTAAAATATATTACACTGCACGTGCAAGCTTTTACATTTACAATACTAAAGAAGATATTGATTCCCTTGTAAATGCTGTAGAAGAGGTAAAAAGGAGGTTTGCATGA
- a CDS encoding heavy metal translocating P-type ATPase, producing the protein MKKVILDLKGMTCASCAITIEKALNKKAEGAKAVVNFAVERAIVEGEDIDPDELITIVKNTGYDASLIKIEEEDANAKKSYKVNGMTCASCAITVEKTLKKVPGVTDVSVNIATEKATVVIDPNVVSEREMAKAVSNAGYELVISREKQTSRTDDFAKKVKSAKTKMIWAWAITGPLAIMMIVDMIGLKIPYFDWISVIVSFPVIFIIGYGPIRSGLVALIHRGTNMDVLILLGVTASFTTGILSLAGMKIADYSAVGAMIMGFFLVGKYLETAAKGKASEAIKKLLQMSAKNARILDDDGKEIEIPTESLAVGDIMIVKPSEQIPTDGVILDGDTTVDESMATGESMPVRRSIGDEVIGSTVNQLGTIKVRVTRVGEDTFLSQVIKLVDEAQGTKVPIQAFADKIIGIFVPVVLLTAASVFIFWLLNPAAGHGMMVWASSFLPWVDPNLDALSAAIFAAVATLVIACPCALGLATPTALMVGSGKGASEGILIRSGEALQTAKDVDTVVFDKTGTITNGVPHVTDLESKVNENEFLKIVGSIENYSEHPLGKAIVEYAKSKGVKFEKVEDLLVHPGFGIEGIINGKRIFVTSPRFASSKGITVPLDFQRYGAEGKTMIVAFEEKGKYLGMIALADTIKDGAREAIRTLKEMGIKTVMLTGDNEFTAKSVAHQMDIDDVRYNLLPSDKIEEIKKLQSQSKIVAMVGDGINDAPSLKQANVGIAIGTGTDIAKEASDITLVKGELMGVVKAIKLSKATFQKIRQNLFWAFFYNVVAIPLAGMGLLHPIIAEIAMASSSVNVVTNSLRLKKRPID; encoded by the coding sequence ATGAAAAAAGTAATTTTGGATCTTAAAGGAATGACTTGTGCATCTTGTGCCATAACGATTGAGAAGGCCCTAAACAAAAAAGCTGAAGGTGCCAAAGCGGTCGTGAATTTCGCGGTGGAAAGAGCTATTGTTGAAGGGGAAGACATAGATCCTGATGAGTTGATAACCATCGTTAAAAATACAGGTTATGATGCGTCGCTTATCAAAATAGAAGAAGAAGATGCCAATGCGAAGAAATCTTATAAAGTTAACGGTATGACTTGCGCCTCTTGCGCAATAACCGTTGAAAAAACGTTAAAAAAAGTACCTGGGGTTACGGATGTGTCTGTTAACATTGCCACAGAAAAGGCGACCGTTGTGATAGATCCTAACGTTGTTTCCGAACGCGAAATGGCAAAAGCGGTTTCGAACGCTGGCTACGAACTCGTGATATCACGAGAAAAACAAACTTCTCGCACGGACGATTTTGCCAAAAAAGTAAAATCGGCAAAGACAAAAATGATTTGGGCATGGGCAATCACAGGACCTCTTGCCATCATGATGATCGTCGATATGATAGGACTGAAAATACCTTATTTCGATTGGATAAGCGTGATCGTATCATTTCCTGTTATCTTTATAATAGGATATGGCCCAATAAGAAGTGGATTAGTGGCGCTAATTCATCGTGGTACAAATATGGATGTCCTCATTTTGCTAGGAGTTACGGCATCTTTTACAACAGGAATTTTGTCACTTGCCGGTATGAAAATAGCTGATTATTCGGCTGTTGGTGCAATGATCATGGGATTCTTCTTGGTGGGGAAATATCTTGAAACTGCGGCAAAAGGTAAAGCATCAGAAGCTATTAAAAAGCTTCTTCAAATGAGTGCGAAAAACGCACGTATTCTTGACGATGATGGCAAAGAAATTGAGATACCAACAGAATCTCTTGCGGTGGGAGATATCATGATCGTAAAACCATCAGAGCAGATTCCAACAGATGGCGTGATATTGGATGGAGATACCACAGTGGACGAATCAATGGCAACTGGTGAATCGATGCCTGTAAGGCGCTCTATTGGAGATGAAGTAATAGGTTCTACCGTTAACCAATTAGGCACAATCAAGGTAAGGGTTACACGAGTTGGCGAAGATACCTTTCTTTCTCAAGTGATAAAGCTAGTTGACGAAGCACAAGGAACTAAAGTTCCCATACAAGCCTTTGCGGATAAAATAATTGGTATTTTCGTACCGGTCGTGCTTCTTACCGCAGCGTCAGTTTTTATCTTTTGGCTTCTTAATCCTGCGGCAGGCCACGGAATGATGGTTTGGGCTTCCTCTTTTCTTCCCTGGGTTGATCCCAACCTTGATGCGCTTTCCGCAGCAATATTTGCAGCAGTTGCAACTCTTGTCATAGCTTGCCCATGTGCGCTTGGATTGGCAACTCCAACGGCTCTAATGGTCGGATCAGGTAAAGGCGCCTCAGAAGGAATACTGATCAGATCCGGTGAAGCTTTGCAGACTGCCAAAGATGTTGATACTGTTGTCTTCGATAAAACGGGTACGATAACCAATGGTGTTCCTCATGTTACAGATCTCGAATCGAAAGTAAATGAAAATGAGTTTCTCAAAATAGTTGGCTCTATTGAAAATTACTCTGAACATCCTTTGGGAAAAGCAATCGTAGAATATGCTAAATCTAAGGGCGTGAAGTTTGAAAAAGTGGAAGATCTTCTAGTCCATCCAGGATTTGGCATAGAGGGGATTATAAATGGTAAGAGGATCTTCGTCACAAGTCCTCGTTTTGCATCTTCAAAAGGGATCACGGTTCCTTTAGATTTCCAGAGGTATGGAGCAGAAGGAAAAACCATGATAGTGGCTTTTGAAGAGAAGGGAAAGTATCTTGGAATGATAGCGTTGGCAGATACCATAAAAGATGGTGCACGTGAAGCGATAAGAACACTTAAGGAAATGGGAATAAAAACAGTTATGCTTACGGGAGATAACGAGTTCACGGCTAAATCTGTTGCCCACCAGATGGACATCGACGACGTAAGATACAATTTACTGCCTTCTGACAAGATAGAAGAGATAAAGAAACTTCAATCGCAATCTAAAATTGTTGCCATGGTTGGAGACGGAATAAACGATGCCCCGTCTTTGAAACAAGCCAACGTTGGAATTGCCATAGGGACCGGAACAGATATAGCAAAAGAAGCCAGCGATATAACTTTGGTCAAAGGTGAACTGATGGGTGTTGTTAAAGCTATAAAGCTTTCTAAAGCCACCTTCCAGAAAATACGCCAGAATTTGTTTTGGGCTTTTTTCTACAACGTTGTGGCTATACCACTTGCCGGCATGGGACTTTTGCATCCCATTATAGCTGAAATAGCAATGGCATCCAGCTCAGTGAATGTTGTTACGAATTCTCTGAGACTTAAAAAACGTCCTATCGATTGA